AAGATTCTTTTCACGCCCTCGTGCTCCGCCTCCTGAGAAGCCTTCTCGTAGAACTCCCAGGTTAGCTTCTCCTGCTCCATGCCTATCTTCACCGCATCAACCTCGCTCTCAATGTTCTCTACCTTAACGAGGAGCTTTTCAAGGAGTTCTTCGCTAACGGCCGGAAGCTTGCACTCCTCGGCGATGCGTTCAAGGAACTTCTCTTCAAACT
This DNA window, taken from Thermococcus sp., encodes the following:
- a CDS encoding ferritin family protein codes for the protein FEEKFLERIAEECKLPAVSEELLEKLLVKVENIESEVDAVKIGMEQEKLTWEFYEKASQEAEHEGVKRIFEELAKVEKAHYELLKAQYDAVMKTGIWMDYQDFSLEVD